The sequence TGACCAACCAATGGATAAATTAGCTTCTCAAATCATGCTGCCAAGCTTAGATAGCCTAGATCAACAGTTAGAAACGATTCAAGATGTATCTGTCCAATCCAGCAGCAAACAAATGATGATCCAAACTAAACAACCTGCAACCTTCAATATCAAACTCGGCAATCAACAATTCAAAGCCTTTGTTTCTGATATTTCAGAAGCAATGGGACAAGATTCTGCTATTAACTTAGCATTTTAGAAGGAGGGAAAACATGTATTATTTTGAAGACACAACTAAAAAAGTCCATAAAGATGATTTGATCCTTCCTTCTTCAGCCATGATGTATGATGGTGTTTATCTCGAAAAAATGATCGATGGTTATCGTACTTTAGCGGTAACAGGTAGAGAAATGCTGTCACTTACGGTAGAAACGCAAGAAACCCAAGTTGGAAGTATTAAATTAAATCAAAAATTACCCGCTCGAACAATTAAAGTGACCTATCAGTTGATTGGAAAAGATGCTAAAGAGGTTCAAAAAAAATACCATCAATTGATGCAATTGCTTTATAAAGAGTCGGCTGTTGAAATTCGCTTTAAAGATGAATTAGATTATCATTATCACGGACAATATATGACAACAGATGAAGTTCGTGGAGATACTAATAGTATCATTGCAAGCTTTGAAATTCTTTGTACCGATCCCAAGAAATATTCGGTGTTACTGAAAACGGACGGACCCATTACAACCTATTTACCCTATCAAACGATACCAGAAAAAATCAAAGTGACGATTGTCGCTTTTGGTCCT is a genomic window of Enterococcus haemoperoxidus ATCC BAA-382 containing:
- a CDS encoding distal tail protein Dit, with protein sequence MYYFEDTTKKVHKDDLILPSSAMMYDGVYLEKMIDGYRTLAVTGREMLSLTVETQETQVGSIKLNQKLPARTIKVTYQLIGKDAKEVQKKYHQLMQLLYKESAVEIRFKDELDYHYHGQYMTTDEVRGDTNSIIASFEILCTDPKKYSVLLKTDGPITTYLPYQTIPEKIKVTIVAFGPLKITNGDQTIKITSYNLSAGDQVVFDFLKGKVFVNELDQTFLLDLESDFENFSIKEGQTVQCNNGKMTISYREVQL